One part of the Solanum dulcamara chromosome 3, daSolDulc1.2, whole genome shotgun sequence genome encodes these proteins:
- the LOC129882307 gene encoding probable glutathione S-transferase, whose translation MADVKLLGLCYSPFSHRIEWALKIKGVKYEFIEQDLQNKSPLLLQSNPIYKKVPVLIHNSKPICESVVILEYIDEAFERPSILPKDPYDRAIARFWVKFFEEKGLAMMKSIFLKGEEQEKAKEEVYEMLKILDNELKDKKFFVGDRFGYVDIVANATALWFGVLEEVFGIVLVTRENFPNFCARRDEYYLQNREYLPPKDELLAHYQAYIQRAASK comes from the exons ATGGCAGATGTTAAGTTGCTTGGTCTATGTTATAGCCCTTTTAGTCACAGAATTGAGTGGGCTCTAAAGATTAAGGGTGtgaaatatgaatttatagAACAAGATCTACAAAATAAGAGCCCTTTGCTtcttcaatccaatccaatttaCAAGAAAGTTCCTGTGCTAATTCATAATAGCAAGCCCATCTGTGAGTCAGTTGTCATTCTCGAATATATTGATGAGGCATTTGAACGCCCTTCCATCTTGCCTAAAGACCCTTATGATCGAGCTATAGCTCGATTTTGGGTGAAGTTTTTTGAAGAAAAG GGGCTAGCAATGATGAAAAGTATATTTCTCAAAGGAGAGGAGCAAGAGAAAGCTAAAGAGGAAGTTTATGAGATGTTAAAAATTCTTGATAATGAGCTCAAGGATAAGAAGTTCTTTGTAGGTGACAGATTTGGATATGTTGATATTGTTGCAAATGCTACGGCACTTTGGTTTGGAGTTCTTGAAGAAGTATTTGGAATTGTTTTGGTAACAAGAGaaaattttccaaatttttgtGCTCGGAGAGATGAATACTACCTCCAAAACAGAGAATATTTACCTCCAAAAGATGAATTGCTTGCCCATTACCAAGCTTACATTCAACGTGCTGCTTCAAAATGA
- the LOC129882305 gene encoding probable glutathione S-transferase: MTVKLLGLWYSPFCHRVEWALKIKGVKYEFIEENLQNKSPLLLESNPIHKKIPVLIHNGKSICESMVIVEYIDETFEGPSIMPKDPYDRALARFWVKFFEDKGSAVGTSFFHKSDKAKEEVCEMLKILDNELKDKKFFVGEKFGFADIAANFLGLWMGILEEATGIILVTKEKYPNFYAWRDEYINGNKEYLPPRDELLAFFKARFEAAATPPYSS, encoded by the exons ATGACAGTGAAGTTGCTTGGTCTTTGGTATAGTCCTTTTTGTCACAGAGTTGAATGGGCTCTAAAGATTAAGGGtgtaaaatatgaatttatagaagaaaatctACAAAATAAAAGCCCTCTACTTCTTGAATCGAACCCTATTCACAAAAAAATCCCAGTACTAATTCACAATGGAAAGTCCATTTGTGAATCAATGGTGATTGTTGAATACATTGATGAGACATTTGAAGGTCCTTCCATCATGCCTAAAGACCCTTACGATCGAGCTCTAGCTcgattttgggttaagtttttTGAAGATAAG GGGTCAGCAGTGGGGACAAGTTTCTTTCATAAATCAGACAAAGCTAAGGAGGAAGTTTGTGAGATGTTGAAAATTCTTGATAATGAACTTAAGGACAAGAAGTTTTTTGTTGGTGAAAAATTTGGATTTGCTGATATTGCAgcaaattttcttggactttGGATGGGAATTCTTGAGGAAGCAACAGGAATTATTTTGGTGACAAAAGAAAAGTACCCAAATTTTTATGCTTGGAGAGATGAATACATTAATGGAAATAAGGAATATTTACCTCCAAGAGATGAGTTGCTTGCTTTTTTCAAAGCTCGCTTTGAAGCTGCTGCAACACCTCCTTATTCAAGTTGA